The stretch of DNA AGCCTTACAGCAACCGCCTCGATAAGGTATTGACTCACAAAGTGTGGGGTTACCTCATTTTTTTAGGGGTGCTGTTTCTTATGTTTCAGGCGGTGTTTGCTTGGGCTAGCTATCCCATGGAGCTGATTGATCAGGGAGTGGCCTGGATCAATAGTCTCATCCAGACTAATTTTGACGGGCCCTTAATTAACCTGCTCACCGAAGGCGTGCTGGCGGGCCTGGGAGGGGTATTAATCTTCATTCCGCAGATTGCCCTGCTCTTCGCCTTCATTGCGGTGCTGGAAGAAACCGGCTATATGGCACGGGTTACGTTCATGATGGACCGCATCATGCGCAAGTTTGGGTTGAACGGGAAGAGCGTGGTGCCTCTGATTTCGGGGGTGGCCTGCGCGGTGCCGGCCATCATGAGCGCGCGCACCATTGAGAATTGGAAGGACCGGATGATTACCATCTTCGTCACGCCTCTGATGAGCTGCTCCGCTCGCATTCCGGTTTACACGGTGCTCATTGGCTTGGTGGTGCCTGATCAGCCTGTTCTGGGGATTTTCAATTTGCGCGGCTTTGCGCTGATGGGGCTTTACCTCTTGGGGTTTGTGGCGGCCGTGCTCTCCGCCTGGGCTATGAAGCTGCTGATGAAGACCAAGGAGCGCAGCTACTTCATTATGGAGTTTCCGGTGTACCGCTGGCCCCGCTGGAAAAACGTTGGTATTACCATCGTTGAGAAGGTGAAAGCCTTTGTTTTTCAGGCGGGTAAGGTAATCCTGGCTATTTCCATCCTGCTCTGGGTGCTGGCTTCATATGGGCCGGCAAATGAGTTGGAGCAAGCGGAGCAGCGCGCTAAAACCGAGGGCAAAGCCAAAGGATTCACGGCTGCTGAGATTGACTCACACGTGGCCTCAGAAAAGCTGGAAAGCTCCTATGCCGGGCACTTCGGGCACCTGATTGAGCCGGCTATTAGGCCACTGGGCTTTGATTGGAAGATTGGTATTTCGCTGCTCACTTCTTTTGCGGCCCGCGAAGTATTTGTGGGTACTATGTCAACTATCTACAGCGTAGGCCAGGATGCTGACCAGCAAACCGTGCAGCAGAAGCTAGCGTCGGAAAAGGATGCCAATGGCCAACCGTTCTTCACGCCGGCCCGGTCGTTTTCCCTGCTCGTGTTCTACGTGTTTGCTATGCAGTGCATGAGCACGCTGGCTGCCACATACCGTGAAACCAAGGGCTGGAAATGGCCTGTTATGCAGTTGCTCTACATGACTGGCCTAGCCTATTTCTCAGCGCTGCTGGTGTACCAACTGATGAAATAACGCGTGAGCTTCGTCGCTCGTAACGCAGAAGAGCCCGTACCGGTGCTGGCCAAAGTGGCCTACACCTAGTACGGGCTCTTCTGCGTTGCGGCAACAACAGCTATTTGCCGATCAGAAAAACGGCTGGCTGCTTATGAATCTCAGGCAGCTTCCCCTTCCAGCCGGCTATGGTATCAGTGCGTACGAACTCGTTCTCGGCGGTTAGGCTGGCAGCAATACACAAACGGGTGCCAGGATGCAACGTGGTCAGCAGGTCTTCGAGCAGCTGCATGTTGCGGTAGGGCGTCTCAATGAACAGCTGCGTTTGGTGCTGGGTTAGCGCCTGCTTTTCGAGGGTTTTAAGGGCCGCAACCCGCTTGGCCCGTTCAATAGGTATGTAACCATGAAAGGCAAAGCTTTGCCCATTCATGCCCGACGCCATTAGGGCAAGCAGGAGGGAAGAGGGCCCCACTAGGGGCACTACCTTAATGCCCACCTGATGCGCCCGACGCGCCAGCTCGGCACCGGGGTCGGCGATGCCTGGGCAACCAGCCTCAGAGATAACTCCCGCATGTTGGCCGTGTAGCACCGGCTCTAGCGCCGCCTGAATCTGCGCCTCAGTGCTGTCCTTGTCAATCACTCCAATGCGTAGCTCCTCAATAACCTGCTGGGGCGCTACGCTCTTAATGAAGCGCCGGGCTGTGCGGGCGTTTTCCACCAAAAAGTAGGAGAGGGCGGCTACCTGGCTGCCTACTTGCGGAGGAAGCACCTGCGCGGCAGTATCATCGGCCAAGATGGTGGGAATCAAGTACAGCGTGCCTTTTTTCAAAGCGGAGGATTATAGATGGTGAGAACCGAAAGAGAGTAGGCCTAGGCCCTACGGAGCCATTGCTAAGAAACTAGCCTTGGGTAGCGAAGGCATGTACCAGCCCAAAAACAGCGTCAGGAGCCTCAGCGTGTACCCAATGGCCCGCATTCACGATAGTTTCTATCTGAGAATTGGGGAAAATAGCGGGAATGCCGTAGAGCTTATCCTCGGTAGAAATGTAGTCTGACTTGCCTCCCCGAATAAACAGTGCAGGCTTTAGGAATGGCTGCTCACTCGTGATTTCAGCGCCAATAGCCTGCATGTGCTCGTTGAGGGCCGCGAGGTTCTGCCGCCACGCAAAAGAGTTATCTTCGAGGCGATAGAGGTTTTTAAGCAGAAATTGCCGAACGCCCGGCTGGGGGATGTGCTGAGCCAGAGCATCTTCGGCCTGCTGCCGGGTTTCAAGCCCGGCAACGGGCACGGCATTCAGGCCAGCCAGAATATCGTCTTGGTGGGCCATATCAGAAGCCCGGGGGGCAATATCAACCACCACCAGGCGCGCCAGGCGCGTAGGGTGGTCGAGGGCGAAGCGCATAGAGGCTTTCCCGCCCATACTGTGGCCTAGCAGAGTAGTAGTGGCCGCGTCAAGCTGCAAGTGGTCAAACAAACCCAAGATGTCTCCCGACATCAACTCGTAGGAGTGTTCTGCGGAGTGGAAAGAGCGGCCGTGGTTGCGCAAATCGGCCACAATAACCCGGTGGCCTGCCTCTGACCAGCGCCGGGCCAGCGTTTGCCAGTTATCAGAATTGCCAAATAAGCCGTGGAGAATTACCAGAGGAGCGCCCTGGCCCATTTCGCGGAAGTGAAGAAGCATAGCCGAAAGTACAGGTGATACGTTCGGCAAAGGTCGGAAGATGGCGCCACATGCGCGCGGCTTACCGCTGGGCGTTGGGCAGCGTAACAGAAACCGTGGTGCCCTGGCCTTCGAGGCTCTTGATTTGCAGGGTGCCACCTTGGCGTTGCGTAAACGCCCGGCAGAGCATCAGGCCTAGGCCAGTGCCTGAGCGCGGACCTTGAGCGGGCAGTACCAGGCCCTCGGGTGCCAGGAGGGCGGCTACCTGCTTAGGGGGCATTCCTAGGCCAGTATCCGTCACGCTTATTTGCACAAGCGCTCTGGGCAGGGCTTCGGCTTCCAGGCAAATGGTGCCTTCTACCGGGGTAAACTTGAGGGCGTTGCTGATGAGGTTGCGCAGCACCGTGCGGGTCATGTGCGGATCAGCCCAAATGGCCAGGGTGGGGGAGCAGCTGGTCTGAAGGGTTATTTGCTTAGCTTCAGCGGAAGTGCTGTAAAGGCCTGTTAGTTCAGTCAGCAGATCAGCAACCAGCAGCCGCTCTGGCTGAAAGGCTAGCTCCCCAGTTTGGCTCACGGCCCAGTTAAGGAGGTTATCGAGGAGGCTGTTTAGGTTTTGGGCGGCCTGGCGTACAATGTCTGGCAACCGGCGCAGGCCTTCCTCATCACCGCGCTGCAGATAAAAATCAATCAGCTCCGTTACGCCAGAAAAAGACGTAACCGGTCCGCGCAGGTCGTGGGCCACAATGGAGTATAGCCGGTCTTTGGAGGCCGCCAGCTGGCGGAGCTCAAGCGTAGCTTCCTGCAGGGTAGCATTGTTTTCAGCAAGAGCAGCCCGACTGCGCCGTAGCTGCGCGTACATAAATCCCATACCTCCCAACGCCAACAGCAGCAGGGCAACGGCCGTCCAGAGCTCACGGTTGCGGTGCTGGGCCATATGGCTACGCTCCGTGAGCAGGCGAATCTGGTTTTCCTTTTCCACCGACTCATACCGCGCCTGCAGGGCCGTTAGCACTTGCAGGCGGGAGCGGTTGTTGAGCGTGTCGTTGAGGTTACGGAACATCTGCTGCCAGCTGAGCGCCGCCTCATAATTTTTGCGGCTGGCGTTAATATCAGCCAGCAGGCTGTAGGCATCCAGCACGCGCTCATGGTAATTTATCTGGCGTGCCAGCTGCATAGCGCGCCGGGTGAGCTGCTCTGCTTCGCGAAGATTTCCTTGCAGGTACAAAACATTAGCCAGTAGCTCCAGGTGGCCGGACTCATAGCGCGGCTGGTGAAGGGGAGCCACCAGGCCCAGGGCCTCCCGCAAAAGCCCTTCCGCAGTGCCTAGCTGCTCAAGCCGGAGGTAATAAGAACCTAAGTCGGCCAGGTACAGTGACTCACCGGCTATATCACCAGTGCGGCGGGCCAGTTGCAAAGCCCGACGGGTGAAAAGCAGCCCATCTTGGTGCTTTTTGAGGTGGAAGTAAAGGTTACCCAGGTTACCGAACAGAATTAGTTGGGTGCGCACCTGCACGCCCGGGCGGTACACTAAATCAAGGGCGCGCTGGTAGTTAAGCAGCGCGGCGGCAGTGTCGCCGCGCTCATGGTGCACGCCACCCATCCCCGTATAGCTGCGCACAATACCATTCATATCGTGCAGGCGCCGGGCTAGTACCAAGGCTTGGCGCTGCAGCAACAGCGCGTGCGGGCCATCAGAAATATTGGCGTAAGAGCTGCTTAGCACCAGCAGGCTGCGCAGTAGGCCGTGGTCGTCGTGTAAGCGGCGGGCCAGCCGTACAGCCTGCTCGCCATACGGAATGGCTCTAGTAGGAGCCGAGTCATGCAGGACGTAGCACAGCGAGGCCAGCTGCCGCACCCGGCCGGTGTCGGCGGGCTGCGTGGCTAGCTGGCGCAGTAGAACTACTTCGGCTTGCTCGTCACTCGTTTGCCCGAAGATGGGGTAGGCAATCAGCAGCAACCATGCAAATAAAAACCGCTGCATCAACTAAATAAGAGCAAGTAGGAAATAGCAAAGGTATATGCCTGATTCCGAGCTTTACCTGGCTGAAAGCTGGTTTCATCGAATAGTGGGATGCAAATTAGGCATGTTGCTACATGTATAACGCAAGTGCCCGCTGGGTAGTATGTTGATCAAGCGTTTGAATAGTGCAGGCACTGAGTTAGCTATACAAAACAGAACCAGCGCTGCTGATGCTCCAGGGGAGTATTGCGCAGGAACTCAGCCACGGGGTCGAGGCGGGTGAGCAAAGAGGTAAGGGTTAAAACCTCTCCCGTGCGCAGGTGTAGCTTGATGTAATTGTAGTTGCTCCAGAACATGCGCCTTGACTGGCAAGTGACGCGCTCAACCCGTATTAAATCACTTTTGCCAAAGGGAATTCGCACCCTTCCTTCGTACACTTCCAGGATGTTTTGCTTCGGATCAAAGACCAGAGTGGTATCGAGGTTGCGGGCGTAGTATTGGGCATGTAGTACCAGTGCCGGCACGGAAAACCCCAATACTACGGCTGTAATGAAGCCAAGCAGCACCTGCTCATATAAGGGTACGGTCCCGATATAGAAGAAAGACCCTAAAAAAGGCAAGCCTACCCCCAGGCAGAGCAGGGGCCAGAAGGCCAGCGCAAACTGCCGCAAGAACGTAGGCCTATACACCCGGCTTTTGCTGGCAAAAAAGCTTGTAATAAACCGCAGGCCCACAGCCATCAGCGCAATGGCGGCCGCCGCTTCCAGCAGCGGCCGCAAAAACGGAAGCAGCTTCACAGGGACCTAGCGCACAGAAATCCAGGGCTCACCGGCTACGTGCTCGCGCAGCCGGCCAAAGGGCTCTAGCTGCAGGCCGTGGCGCTCAAAAATGGCCAGTACTTGCTCACGGCCACCTGGCTCCACGCACACGAGTAGGCCACCCGAAGTTTGTGGGTCACAGAGCCATTGACGCTGCTCAGCGGTTACTTCCCCGATTTTGTGTCCATAAGAGTCCCAGTTGCGAATGGTGCCGCCAGGTACGGCGCCTTGCGCCCGGTATTCTTCGGCGGCGGCAAGCAGCGGTACTTTGCTAAACTCCACCTCAGCCGTGAGGTTACTGCCCTCGCACACCTCTGAGAGGTGGCCTAGCAGGCCAAAGCCGGTTACATCTGTCATGGCGCGCACGGCTGCTACCTGGCCTAGCTCCTGCCCAATCTTATTGAGCTGCATCATGCTCTCGGGGGCGAGCTGCTCGTGCTCGGGGCGCAGAATGCCGCGCTTTTGCGCTGTGGTGAGCATTCCTACGCCCAGGGGCTTGGTGAGGTACAACTCACAGCCAGCGGTGGCGGTGTCGTTCTGCTTGAGGTTGTTGATGTCGAGCAGGCCCGTTACTGCCAGCCCGAAAATGGGTTCAGGCGAGTCGATGCTGTGGCCGCCGGCCAGCGGAATGCCTGCCTCGGCACAGATGCTGCGGCTGCCCTCAATCACGCGGCGTGCCACTTCCGGAGCCAGCTTATCAATAGGCCACCCCAGTACGGCAATGGCCATAACCGGCCGTCCGCCCATGGCATATACATCAGAAATAGCGTTGGCGGAGGCAATCCGGCCGAAGTCATAGGCATCATCCACAATCGGCATGAAGAAGTCGGTGGTGCTGATGATGGCCTGCCCGCCGCCAATGTCATACACGGCGGCATCATCGCGGGAGGAGTTGCCCACCAGGAGCTGGGCATCGTGGGGCTGCGGAATGCTGGTATGCAGAATCTGGTCGAGAACCTTGGGCGCAATTTTGCAGCCGCAGCCGGCGCCGTGGCTGTATTGGGTGAGGCGGATTTGGTCGGTAGGTTCGGAGGCGAGAGACATATGACGTAATGAGCGTTACAGAGTAATTAGTATTCCCAGGGGGCGTTTTGCAGCACCACCCGGTATCCATCGGGGTCTTCGTAGGTGTGGCCCAGCCGGTCCCAGTACGGGTTGTGTGACACTACTGGAGCGTAGCCGTGGGCCTGCATTCGCTCTACAGCCAAGAGCCACTGCGAATGATCAGGCAAGTAAAATACGAGCAGATGCTCCGGGGTGGGTGCCGGTGCTATCAGCTGGCCCTGCTGCGTGGTAAACTCCAGGTGGTAAGGGGCCTGCGGGTGGCCTAGCATCACCCCATCAAACCCGTCATGGTTGGCAAACGAGCCCAGTTCAGTGAGGCCCAGCCCATCCCGGTAAAACCGCAACAATGGGCCCAGGTCGTTGGTGGGCCGCGCCACTCTCAGCTTAGGAACCATGCGCTACGGGCTGAGTGCTGGCAGGGAACCCTATTTTAGCCAAGGCCTGACGTACCAGTTCGGCATTTACGGCCGGGTCGCAGGTAGAAGACTCCACCCGAGTAACCTGGCGGTTGTCAATGCCGTGGCTGTAGGTTTTGTCGTAGTAGTCGAGCACTAGGCTCACCATCTTTTCCATGTCATCCTCGCCAATAGCAGCCAGGGCTTCTTTGGTTACCAGCCCACCCAGGCGCTTCCGGATTTTGAGAATGGCCGCTGCCAGCGCGGCGGGGTCTTGCCGGCCATATTCATCGGCTAGCTTGCTTACCCGCACCTCCCGCGGAATATCCAGCACAAGTAGCGGGGCTGAGCTCATTTGCGCAAACAGGGGAGTAGGCACGTGCACGCCGCCAATAGTACGGCTTTCGTCTTCTACCCAAATGGGGCCCGCTTCGGGCAGCGCCGCCAGTACGCCCGCTAAATCATTCTCAAACTGCTCCTGCGTAGGCTGCGCCGGCAGGCCAATGCTGCCAAATGCCGAGCCTTTATGCCGGGCCAGTCCTTCCAAATCAATAATAGCCTGACTCTGGCTGGCTAGGGCGTGCAACACATCGGTTTTGCCGGAGCCAGTAAGGCCCCCCAGTACCAGTAATGGCCTGGGGCGCTCAAACTCCTGCAGCACCCAGCGGCGGTAGTCCTTGTAGCCCTTGTCAAGAAGCTGCACCTGAAAACCAGCCAACTCCAGCAGCCACAGTACAGCGCCGCTACGCATGCCTCCGCGCCAGCAATGCACCCGCACCTGCTTGAGGGGCGCCAGCTTTTTAGCCTGCTTTACCAGCTCACCCATCTTCGGGCCAAAGAAATCAAGCCCCAGCAATACGGCTTTATCCTGGCTGATTTGCTTATAGGTAGTGCCGATGCGGGCCCGCTCCTCATCCGTGAACAACGGGAAGCTCACCGCCCCCGGAATATGACCGTGCTGAAATTCTATAGGCGCCCGCACATCCAGAATGGGCGCGTCGGAGGAGTTTTGCAGGAAGTCGGGGAGGGGAAGACGGGGCACGGCGGGAAGAAGTGAAATAGTGAGTACTGAAAAAGGTGAACAGTAAGATGGTAAGCGGACGTTCCGGCGGCGTTTCGGGCGCGTGTAGCGCAGTAGCCTCACCTTCTCACTATTTGCTATTTCACTTTAGCTGGCGGCGGTAGAGCTGAATGGTGTTTTCCAGCCCCAGGTACAAGGCATCACAAATGAGAGCGTGGCCGATACTAACCTCGGCGAGGCCCGGCAGGTTCTGATGCAGGTAAGCCAGATTATCGAGGTCGAGGTCGTGGCCTGCGTTGAGGCCCAGGCCTAGCTCCTGGGCCAGCTCAGCGGCGGCGCGGTAACTCTGGATTGCCGCGGCGGGGTCTTGGGGATACTGGCGGGCGTAGTCTTCGGTGTAAAGCTCAATGCGGTCGGTGCCGGTAGTAGCGGCGGCCCGCATCATGTCTAGGTCGGGGTCAAGAAAAATACTCACACGGCAGCCTAGCCCTTTGAGCTCCTGCACCACGCCCTGCAGGTACTCCTGGTGGCGAATGGTGTCCCAGCCTGCATTAGACGTAATAGCGTCGGGAGCATCAGGCACCAGGGTCACCTGCTCGGGCCGCACTTCACGCACCAGGGCCAGAAAATCAGGGGTGGGGTTGCCCTCAATATTAAACTCCGTGGTAACAATGCTTTTTAGGTCTCGCGCATCCTGATAGCGAATGTGGCGCTCATCGGGGCGCGGGTGCACCGTAATACCCTGGGCGCCGAAACGCTCACAGTCGCGGGCGGCTTGCAGCAGATCGGGGCGGTTGTGGCCGCGGGCATTCCGCAGGGTGGCTATTTTGTTTATGTTAACGCTGAGCTTCGTCATATCTTGGGGTGAGCTGAACGGAGGTTAGGTGTCAAAGATACACTCTCAAACAGGCTGCCTCACTTTCCGGTTGTCCGGTCTTTGCTGGCAGCTATGGTGGGTGCTGTAATCTTACGGGCAAGAGCTACTCTTCCTGAACTGCTCCGTTAAAGGACGGGGGTAAGCTGCGTAACGGCGAGTGCCCTTATTCATTCCTGGATTTCCCAACGGCCGCCGGAGTGGCCTAGCGCTGCCCGAGTCCGGAATAACCCGTAATCTTGCACCTCCATTCTTCTTTATATTATGGCTCTGAAAGAAAACATCGACGCAGATATCAAAAAGGCCATGCTGGCTAAGGATAAAGTTCGGCTGACGGCTCTGCGCAGCATCAAGTCGCAGATACTGTTGGCCGAAACTGCCGAGGGCCAGCACGGTGCCGCCCTCACGCCCGACGCCGAAATTAAGCTTCTGACTAAAGCCGCCAAGCAGCGCCGTGAAGCCGCCGAAACCTATCAGAAGCAGTTCCGCTCCGATCTGGAAGAGGTAGAGCTGGCCGAGCTGGCCATTATTGAGGAGTACCTGCCCCAGCAGCTTTCTGAGGCTGACCTGGTAGAAAAGCTGGTGGATATCATTCAGCGGGTAGGAGCCACGGGCCCTTCTGACCTGGGCAAGGTAATGGGTGTAGCCGCCCGGGAGCTGTCTGGGCAGGCTGATGGCCGTGCCATTTCGCAGGCCGTGAGCAATTTGCTCAACAATACCAACGTGTAACCAGCGAATAGGGTGAGGGGTGAGTAGTATAGTGGCCTAGCCCATTGTAGGAAGTACTCAACTTCGCTCCTCCTCTCTCTATTTCACCGTAACCCGCATGTCTGCTTTTGACTTGCTATTGCTGCTGGCTTTGGGGGTGGGAGCTGTAAAAGGCTTCCGGCGAGGTCTGGTGCTGGAGGTGGCTTCTTTGCTGGCCTTTGTAGTAGGGGTTATTGGGGGGCTGGCGCTCCTCAATGATGCCATCCCATTGGTTCGCAACTATGTGGGCGAGGCCTTTGGGCTCCTGCCGCTAGTGTCGTTTTTACTCGTGTTTGCCCTGATTGTGTGGGGCGTGCATCTGGTAGGTAGCTTCGTCAGGACGGCTGTGCACCTTACCCCTCTGGGCGTGCTGGACAATATAAGCGGGGCCGTTTGCGGTGTACTTAAGTGGGTGCTGGGCTTGAGCTTACTCCTGCACGGCATCGGGTTGGCAGGCCTTAACCTGATTTCGCCCGGCTTGGTTGCACAGTCGCAGGTGTTGCCCGTGGTGCAGCAAGCCACTCCGCTGGCCCTAGAGATAGTGGCCTACGTAATGCCGCTTGCGGGTACCTTGCTGGAAAAGCTGCGTGCCGTTTTTTAGCATCACTGCCAGCGCAGAGGGCGAGTCTCGGCTCAACCCCACCCCCGAAGATTAGTACCCAACGAAGCGTATGCGTCTGTTGCTGCTTGATAACTTTGATTCTTTCACCTACAACCTGCTGGATTACTTCCGGCAGCTGGGGTGCGAGGTGATTGTGCGGCGAAACGATGTGCCTTTGCCTGTGCTGGAAGAACTGGCTTTTGATGGCATTGTGCTCTCACCGGGCCCTGGCGTGCCGCGGGAAGCAGGTGTACTACTGCCCGTTATTGAGGCTTGGCACCAACGCGTGCCTATGTTGGGGGTATGCTTGGGCCACCAGGCCCTAGGTGAGTTCTTTGGAGCTGAGCTGCGCCGTGGGGCCCGCCCTATGCACGGCAAAGTCTCGGAAATTGAGTGGACGCAGCCCGACGTGTTGTGGCAGGGCCTTCCGGCCCGTATGCCCGTCGCACGTTACCACTCCCTGATACTACAGCAACTGCCCGCCACGTTTGACGTCCTGGCACGTACCACCGACGTACAGCAGGAGATAATGGCATTTCGCCACCAGCAGTTGCCACTATATGGGGTGCAGTTTCACCCCGAAGCCCTGCTAACACCCCATGGCTTAGCCCTGCTAGGCAATTGGGTCAAGAGTTGTATAATTGCACAGACTGGGCCGGCCACTGCTTCCAGCAATAGCCACCCCTGAAAAGATGGAATTGCAGATAAAACAAAAGAACGAATTTCAGTACGTTGAGGAAGGCTCCGGCGAGGTGCTGCTGCTCCTCCACGGGCTATTTGGTGCGCTCAGCAACTGGCAGGATGTAGTAGCAGAGTTTAGCACCGACTATCGGGTGATTATTCCACTACTCCCTATCTATGATATGCCGCTTACCAAAGCCGGCGTACCTGGCCTGGTGCAGTTTGTAGAAGACTTTCTGGCTGAAATTGGGCTCACGGAGCCCTGCACGGTGCTCGGCAACTCGCTTGGGGGCCACATTGCGCTGGTGTATGCGCTGCGCAATCAGCGCCGGGTGAGTCGCTTGGTTCTCACCGGCAGCAGTGGCCTGTTTGAAGACAGCATGGGTGGCTCTTTCCCAAAGCGGGGCAACTACAGCTACGTGCAGGAGCGAGTGGCCTACACTTTCTATGACCCTACAGTAGCCACTGAAGAGTTGGTAAACGAGGTGTTCAACGTTACAAACTCCAATGCCAAGTGCTTGCGCATTATCAGCATTGCCCGGTCGGCGCAGCGGCATAACCTCGCCAAAGACCTGCACAAGATTAAAGTGCC from Hymenobacter taeanensis encodes:
- a CDS encoding alpha/beta fold hydrolase, which translates into the protein MELQIKQKNEFQYVEEGSGEVLLLLHGLFGALSNWQDVVAEFSTDYRVIIPLLPIYDMPLTKAGVPGLVQFVEDFLAEIGLTEPCTVLGNSLGGHIALVYALRNQRRVSRLVLTGSSGLFEDSMGGSFPKRGNYSYVQERVAYTFYDPTVATEELVNEVFNVTNSNAKCLRIISIARSAQRHNLAKDLHKIKVPTLLVWGLNDTITPPVVAHEFSRLLPKAELRFLDHCGHAPMMERPREFNQLLRQFLVQNQTPVKVVD